One Oryza sativa Japonica Group chromosome 8, ASM3414082v1 DNA window includes the following coding sequences:
- the LOC136351463 gene encoding uncharacterized protein, which yields MRPPASVSAAAGRRSPRRLPPPSPLAVPASVSTAAGRESCGSAAAGASRARWGRAAQHPEQPPATWIEAEEAPARESSDESSSSSFSGSRRAEAGFATVRGALVIGEAPQLRLLFSEIFKTEQCFNPFANKKKKRCRKQLTWGIPWIMLDLISSTGDKYNEEEPNAFDLFKEFHYSKKKKLLHHCCIGGYYSNGKQAVYKFDEEDSI from the exons ATGAGACCGCCggcctccgtctccgccgccgccgggcgccgctCACCGCGCCGGCTTCCTCCCCCTTCGCCGCTTGCCGTGCCGGCATCCGTCTCCACCGCTGCCGGACGCGAGAGCTGTGgatccgctgccgccggcgcctctCGGGCCCGGTGGGGGCGTGCAGCGCAGCATCCGGAGCAGCCACCGGCGACGTGGATCGAAGCGGAAGAAGCACCGGCGAGAGAGAGCTccgacgagtcctcctcctcctccttctccggcaGCAG gagggcggaggcgggaTTTGCTACTGTGAGAGGGGCGCTGGTGATTGGTGAAGCGCCCCAACTTCGACTGCTATTTTCAGAGATCTTCAAAACTGAACAGTGTTTTAATCCATTtgccaacaaaaagaaaaagaggtgCAGAAAACAGCTTACTTGGGGGATACCATGGATCATGCTTGATTTGATCAGCTCAACG GGTGACAAATACAATGAAGAAGAACCTAATGCATTTGATTTGTTCAAGGAGTTCCACtacagcaagaaaaaaaaattgctacacCACTGCTGTATAGGAGGCTATT ACTCAAATGGAAAACAAGCTGTCTACAAGTTCGATGAAGAGGACTCAATCTGA